The Primulina huaijiensis isolate GDHJ02 chromosome 18, ASM1229523v2, whole genome shotgun sequence DNA window ccaaagCAACCTGATTAACccaatttcgaattttttttaaatttttttaaataaaattcaaacaaaataatattttaatttaaacacataataacaaaatctctctcatatatatgatttaaatttgaaagtttaatagtagaaaaataaaatatatttactaaattaaataaacaatgattaaaaaataaaaattattcaaaataaatattaaattacgaaaatttatgatataaatatataataaatattttttcagacatacaatatacaaaaatatagtcaatatttattaatttttttaaaaaaaaaattttaaaattttcgggtcaacccaacccgatcatttttttcgggtcagctatcgggtccaacctgATCTGACAGAACCCGAAAACCTCAAACCCAAACCTGGTTTTTTTCGAGTTGAATTGTATCGGATTGGTGGATCgtatctgattttgacaccaCCCTTATCAAATATGACCATGTTTGGCAAGGTAAAATAGACTTGCCTATCCCCGAACCCAAGtaattaaccgatttttttcCATGCACATGTGTTTGACATTGgactaaataataatatgtaatagcTATGATTCATAAGGTGGTCGTGCCGGAGTGGTTATCGGGCATGACTAGAAATCATGTGGGCTCTGCCCGCGCAGGTTCGAATCCTGCCGACCACGTTGTATTctcattattttcttttcttttcatttctttatttaattaataattatttgttaatattttatttaatatttttctgttgaaattcttaaattaataattacttTGTTTATTCggcattatttctttaaaacaaaATTGATTAAGTTTTATAGTTAATGATTTGCTGGTCCAACAATATAAccatgtataaaatataaatggaattatgattatttcataaaatatgatGTAATAGGTTTCTTACAAGTCAGTCCCactaatatatatttgtgtgaCAACTGcagtaaaatttttttttttacacaaaaattgatttttttcatatatcGGGTCGAGttagagatttgtctcacataATTAACCCGTAAGACTGTTTCATATGAGTTTTGCGTGATATATAAGGGTGTGGTTAAGTTGTTGTCTCGAGAATATTATCTATATTACATATAACGGTTGAGACCCTTAgtggtatgagtttgtgatatcaatagatttttatgaaaatataatatcCATTTTGATAAATAGTATTTCTATACAATTTACTTATACCTACAATATCTAATccacttttaaaattaaaaaatctatatattatctttacaaattaaatatttaatataattacgttatttttatccaaataataataaaaactaacaaaattttatgaatcaaTTCAATTTATTAATGATCATGATCACAATTCATATACATAATGTAGTGTGTTGAAACATTtaatgttcgcaatcttgattttgatgataacaaaacttgcAGTTTTGTTACTAacgaatttacctaagtgcgcagaaagctgAAACTAATCAgacttcgaactgatcagttaacgagccaaaactgaagttATCAAGATGCAAACTGAAAGTgacaactgattgcccaaactaaACCAATCCAACTGAaatatcaaagaccagttcagTTGATAAGTAGGTTAAGCAGAAGACCTtaagaagcccggccagctgatgaagagttcaactgatgaagagccaaAATGACCAATTCAACTGAGTCAGTgaaatcagtttaactgatgagtcaactgatttcaccacaTCAGTTCAAGACccgttcaactgaccagttccaAGCATCAAGTAGGAGCCAATCAgcttgcagaacacgacaagcttatctaagtggaaTCTAGTTGTGAACAAGGGTATAAAAGCAAATGTCcgatcaaaggacaataatgaacgttgcagcaAAGCTTAAAGTCGAGACGTTCCAGAATGGCTGTGAGAAAGGACAAGACACAAATATCGAGGAACGAATTCAAACTACAACGGacatatttgatgagttttGATGAATGGTCACATAatctctataaatacaagatcaaAACCATCAACAAAGAGAGTATGTGAAGATCAGCAAAGGAGAGAAAAATAGAACATGccatcagcttagtttagaagcacaattctctcagtgtgtgagaacactttcgtgttatattcatagatcagttctcacacacgcacacacaccatcactcacatatacacaGAGAATAGAGCGTATTGAaaagctgagtgagtcttgaacaaagacaataaacttgtatatgtagtctttgcatctgagacattaaacaatatgttgattgtgaggtgatgcctacaatcttgagtgttaggagttcagttaggcagtagcgtaagtcctaagttgagtggatttgtacaaggtgttatATAagtcaaagtcttctagtggatcctacccgaggtggtagaaagggtgacataggagcagttgaagtctctgaacatccataaacatatcttgtataTTTAACTGTTTAACGTTTGTTTTTAAACTGACTGGATCAGTTCGAGCTAACATCAGTTcacaccataactgaactgataaaagcAAGAATTGATCCCCTTTATTTCAGTTAATCAGTTTACGCAAGCTAAAAGCTTTAAACtaatcagctttcttaacgaatgattacttcgagtattttttgtttggtttgaacaccaaactcgatttaattcatttgtgtttacattcttaaaacacgagctatagcagctcattgagaatattgtatTTGAAACACCCTCACAGGTGCCCAAAACCGATCCCATCATAGTGCCCAAAAACTAGTACACATAAACCACATCCatgattgaaataatttaattaatatttaggtGATGTATgttatgtgttaaattatttttaaaagtatatatatttatttatttatttatgcaatTTAAGATATTTTCATGGGTTTTTTGTTTTCAGACGAATGTTTGATACCGAACCGAGAAAGGAGATCGGAGACgattaaaatgttaaaaaaaagttatattttatttaaaccgAGAATCTaggcattttaaattatttatgaattttagcaaTTAAaggttaaatttaatttatcgagtgTGATAAAAGTatgttaagtattttaattagtaaaatttgaaaataagaaatttaaatactTTCActtgaaatacaatattttaataattatttttatgacttaattaattaaattatgtagtATTTAATTATaggtagaatttaaaatttgtataactcttaatttcaaaaatttgagggcttaatttataatttaaatcgTGATTTAATCAACCTGATTACCtgctattattttatttaaataagagGTAGAGTCCTACCCAAATTCATTCAAAACTCACGCCACTCACACACACCACACcaagaacacacacacacacttggctGAGAAATCCTTCAAGGCTAGGGCTTGGGTTTTCGGTTTTTCTCCTAGCAGAAACATAGGGCGATTAACACACAACATCAATTGGCAAATTTTGTCTCTTTTCAAGCCATAAAACATAGCAAACCGTCTTCGTTCGGCCTCCGTTTTCCCACGCGTTCATTTGTCGATATTTCGTGCATTTTAACGCAAAGACATGTCTAAACCTTTCTTTTATACATCGATCATGTTATATactatatttttgacataaaatatgcATGCAAACTCATTAATTTGATTATATGTATGTTAAAACTTGATTAAAACTTTTGATCTCCGCCTTCGTTGGGCAGTACCTATGGCTTGTTGCTACATGTTGTTATGTTTTAGGATGTGTTTAGATGTCATTAGGTTACCCATGATGGGGTCAAGAGACTGCTAGTGCAATATAAAACGAAACAAGTACACAACCACGCACGTAGGGGCTAGATCGTGGGTTTCACGTCGGGTTCAGTatagggctgggctagggctcATGACTAGGGTCTAGGTGGTCTTAGGGTCCCGGGGTAATCCTGGTACTTGTCGATTAAGGGCTGGTCCAATGGAAAAGCGGCTGGAGCCGAAACTTGAGCTGCACGCGTAAGGGAGTCGCTGGTGAAGGGCTTATGATTTTTTGTGTAGGTTATGGGTTGTGCGTGTGTATGGGCTGGAAAGGGCTGGACCATAGGATTAATTTATGTCTAAGGATCAAGTCTAGGGCTTGGTTCGGGTTAGAATCGATAGGAAGTCATACATAATGCATAAGTGCTACATCGTCACTCTTTGGGTACCTTGTGTCTATATTGTTCGTTGAGCGTGGTACGGGGTTCGGGGCTAGTTTAGGGCCTTAGGCAGTAGGTTAGGATGTACTTTATGTATGGGTCGAGTCCCGAGTCGATTGGTACGCCCTAAGTAGTACTATTTAATTCGAGAATCGTACGTGTCCGAATGCACTTTAAGAGctattttgggtataaattttagtatgttAGGGAGAATGTCCAAAGAAGATCCAAAGAGGTTCACGATGTTCGTAGGTATGTATGacgtgaaaaataataatttttgaggTATGTCATGTGAtcaaattatgttacgggtttaGAAGCCATAGAACGTGTCCGGGGGCCTCTCCAACGTCTTCGgaggaattatgttatgttagggaGCAGAcctccagtccaagggctgtggtgattcctgccagcccagtattatagtttagtttgatcaaacgatttatgttatgagccacttgcattgaacagaactctacgcaaaatgatttataattacAATTATTATGACGAGCATAAAAATCGgattttataaaattgtttatgcaggaaaatcatgttatacatatttatgtttatattatgCTATGTACGAGTTATGTTAAAATtgcatgaattttatttatgcatgatgaGTCATTAGACTAACTAAACTTGATCGGTGCGGATGATGTGGTTGAGGAGGCTGGAAGTGGTGACCAGTGAGCATGCTCGGGCCAGTGACAGTACAAACCCGAGTACCTTGTAGTTCAATAGCGTTTTAATTATGCACGtttaaaactattttcttaaattttacgCTTTAGCATTGGTGACTAGTAAGTTGAGATTTTCATATtatgttggattttcaaattaTGGTGGATGTTTTAACTTGGATTTTATAGTTGTGGTTTAAAATGatggagttttaatattaattttattttagtatgcGTGGTGACcgttaaatttttttacgagttatatttataataaattatttaataagaaattttaaaatttttcgcaaatattaaaatactagTATTTTAAGATAAAGTTCATCACACATAATCGTCGCTATTTTACGAGCTAGATCTCATAGCATATCTACCTGCCACTGTTGGTCGGCAACTGAATATATTGTCGGCAATTAATGAGGAATGTGGTGGTTGATTGTTGGGGTTTTTTTGGTTGCCATAATAAATGACAAAGCATTGAGACGTTGAGGGACCTCTtccctataaatagagctcatcTTCCCCATTCTTATCACCCCAAAATTCATTCAACTCTGCTCTTGAacatttcttcttctttgagTATGTAGgcttataatatttgtgagatgttttctgtattaagagagtgcgCATATGAAAAAGATTCATACAAAGGATATCATAGTTGATGTTCTGACCAAGCCAATGAACATTAACAAGTTTGATtagtgtagatcctcaagtgatCCAGCAGAAACGTAAGCAACAGGTAATGACAATATTGAAAAGATGTGTGAAAACGtatttgattctcaatcaaatctccaagtgagaGAAATGTCGGCAATTAAAGAGGAATGAGGTGGTTGATTGTTAGAAATTTTTGGTTGTCATACAAGCGTAGAGGCGTTGAGGGAGCTCTATCCCCTCTCCCATTCTTATCATCTCAAAATTCATTCAGCTTTTCTCTTGAGCATCTCTTGTTCTTTGAGTGTGTAGTTCTAtattatttgtgaggtgttttgttctcttGTATTAAGAGAGCGTATGTTCTCTTTGAAAACATAGTGAGTGATTGTACACCATAAATATTATAGTGTTATTCTTTTCATATTGTCCATGGTTTTTACTCATATAATTTTCAGGGGTTTTCCATGTAAATCTCGATgtcaaattttattcattattgtcttattattatctcaagttaccgcacatgagaccaacatacataacaaatgatacaccattttgaattttgtttacCCAAGAATCTCTCTTTAtaatacaatataaaatattaatattaacatacaaataaagcTGATTATAGAGAAACACGAAGAACATTATCTAAATTCGATTTAATCCGATAGTGACACAATCCGCTTGTATCAGAGAAATCACAAAGAGAATAATAATACAATGATCTGTGTACTCAAATTTATATTACTCGTACTCTATGTATTAtaagggtgtcaattcgggtgggttggatgagttgggtcgggttgagcaataatactattcaaaaattgctcaacccgaacccgagccaacccgaaaacactcaaccgaaccgaatcaacccgatttcgattttttttaaattttgttaatttaaacacataataacaatatctctctcgtatatatgatttaaatttgaaagtctaattgtagaaaaaaaaataatttacaaaatcaaataaacaattgtttagaaaataaaaaatgttcaaataaatattaaattatgaaaatttatgatataaatatacaataaatattttttcagacatacaatatataaaaatataggaaatatttattaattatatttttttaaaaaaaataaaattttcgggtcaactcgaacccaacccaacccaaccctatcatttttttcgggtcagctatcgggtccaacccgattTGACCCGAACTCGAAAATCCCAAAcccaaacatgatttttttcgggttgaatcgtgtcgagttggtgggtcgtgtctgattttgacacccctgaTGTATTATAAataacatgatttttatttcaatctATGTTATATGCTAGATGAATCagattattatttttccatAAAACAACCTCCAATAACATTTGCCTTACAtactttataattttaataaagcAAAATTGCATAAGATCTTagtttatatatttatctatttGCAATTTCAGTaacttatattaaatttttttagttttagttcattatatttgtttaattgattagtttgtttttaatttttttcagtgCCACGACGTCATGATTTTGATGTGACACGAagtaatattttcataaaaaagatttaaaatagtATATTGaacgaaaatcacaattttatcTAGGAGTAGCAACGACTCAGGTCCAACTAAACCGAGACTCGTCAGTCCCTCATTATGTCGGTTAATAATATTGccatttttgtttttgcatttattttatttctatcgCGCCGTCGGCTGAGCATACTTGGATCACGAGTCGAAAGCCCCCTCCCTCCACGCTCGGACAATGGGAAACGGCAATAATAAGGACGACGAATCGAGTTGCAAGAAGTACGGCGTCCCACTCTACGGAGCCGCGTGGGCTCCACTCGCCGCCGGGATTTCGGACTCGACCGCTTCTTCCTCCGTGAATGGCCACGTCGTCCTCTCCGGAGGCGGCGGGGAAGGACGCAGCGGCATTCCTAACGCGCTCCTTGTGGCCGCCTTGGACCTCGGTTCAAATTCTCTCTCTGATCAGCCCGTAAGCCTGTCAATCAATGAAGGCGCATAATTaattatgttcatattttttttagatgcATATTTCGTTAATTGTGTTTGTGAGATGATTTAAAGTTCTACTTTATGATCGAATCTTAATTATAACTTTTAACTTGTCAGAGAATTGGAGTTGGAGTGGTTGGATCAATTTCATTCTTTTGATCAGATCGAAGTAAATGAATCGACGGGACAATTTTTTTGTTGTTCTGGGTGGTGTTCGTACGGATTTATTAGAATGTTACTTGATTTTGTAATCCagttattctttttttttttgggtgataATATAGACAAATTAGAAGGATGTTTATAGCTGCCgctgatatatttttttggggGTTGGGGTGCTCCTTTTATCTTTGAACCATCTTATTATATGACACGATTGAAGACATTGGAAACTGTTATTTCGGATTGTTTGAATAGTTTCTGCTGTTGTCTTTCATTTACACTTTCTTTTAGGTTCAAGTGTAAATATTTGCTTGGTATCTGtacttttcttttgtttacTTTTCGGTTGGGTCAATTATAAATGTATGCCTTGTATACTACAAGGTGGCAAAGCTTGGAACTGGTAGTGATTTGCCATACAGAATTGCTGTTCATCCTGGAGGTGAAGGTGTTATTTGTTCATTGCCTAAAAGTTGCAGGTATATTGTGCCATATAATATTCTTGAACAGACATTCATTTAGTGGCTTCTAGTTTTGTCTTTACTAGTCCTGGATTAATTGTGTTCAAAAAATCGAGTCAGGAATTTCTGATTTATATCCTACATGAGCGAGGGTGGAGAATATGATAGAACTTCTCCTATGATCAACCAAATCCATAGTCTGCATTGCTCTTCTATTGATATTTGTGTTACTTTAACATGTAAGGAACAACGTTTCAGAGAATATTTCACGGAGAActtttcattatcatattttacTATTGTTTCTTTAGAATGGTATATAAGCTCCTTGTCGAGGAACCAATTAGAAGTTAATGATACACTATAAGATCTGCCAGTTATTCTATCTTCTGAATATGCACGGGAGTCTCCTGCTGTGCTTGCTTTTTCTGTATATAAGATTATGGAGTTAATAGTAGGAGTTGACTGTTGAGCTTaaactcaaatttaaaaaagttCTATAAATTTCCAGTATTGCTTAGCAGCCACACTGGTGAAATAAGTAAATGTAATGCTATTCTGACAAGCCCTTTGCATTCAGTTTTTGGCAGATGTTTGTTATTGAAGTATGTGTTATATTTGGATAATCATATGGTCTTTCTTGTAGGTGGTTTGAATGGGAAGCGAACACGAGTGAGGACAAGCATAGTTTGAGTCTAAAGTCATCTGAGAAAGTCCTTCAGCAATTAGAAGATGTTGGGCAACAATTGGGAATTACCTTTAACCCTGAGGGAAATTTACTAGCTGTTGGTGGTGAGGTATAGTCGTATAGAACTTGGATATTTTTTGATCTTTCAAAAGCATAATGTTGAAGACCATATATACTGCATCTTTTGGCTTGAGACATAGAAAAACTTTGTTGATACGTACCAGCAATCAATGGAGCATGAATGGGATCTTTCTTTTTTATGGGAAGAATTAAGAAATCAATAACAAGATATAACGATTTTTTAAATAGTATTgattaaaaatctatttttaaaaatctgagTAAGTGTTCTACTTGGCCGAGGCAGTTTGGTCCTCCCTTCTTTCCTTCCTcaacatcaaaattattaagttttatagtGCTACATTCATTGTATATTCATCTTTGTGttgatttattataataatgttaTCATCGTGTTTTTTTGCTTTAGTGGTCTCAGAATGAGAGAGATATCGGTTTCTCGATACAGTTGGTGACTTTTTTTTACCAGGACTTGGCTTTACTTATGCCTTGTTTTTCTTAATAGCCAGTGATAATGGACTTCATTAGGTGGATTCTCTTCTTATAACATGAGACATACTGGTTTCATTTTACATAATAGCCGGTTTTAAGAAATAAGTTATTTAATTGCAAATCTTTTTATgcttatatttcaaaaataaaaacagtgTCATCACAGTTTCCTATTTTTACAAGAAAAGTGTTGTTTTGTGGCTATTGTGGTTAACATTTAACTTATTTGGTGCTGCACAGGATGGCAGGCTAAGGATTTGTAAATGGCCAAGCATGGAAACTACCCTGGATGAGTCTAGTGGCCATTCTTCTGTGAAGGATTTAGATTTCAGGTTCTGTGTACTTGATTTATTGCTTGAGTTGGACACTGCATTTGAATTATTGGAAGGAAATGGTATCATAACATGAGCTCTAATACGATGCTCTTGAGTGACTCATGCAGCCCCGACGGGAAGTTTCTTGTCTCTGTGGGAAGTGGCCCTGGAAGGATCTGGAATGTCGCATCGTCAACATCAATTGCTTCTCTTCCGAAGGAAAATGTATTACTACTTTTATGCAGTTATGATAGTAGAcaatattcattttatttataatcCATTCTAAAAATGTTGTTAATTTTTTTGGGGGGTTGTGTTTGTGAGAGCAAAAATGTGTGAAGATATATATCATAGGACAGATCATCACACCTGCATGCTCTCTTTGTTCCTTCAGTTTCTGCTATATACTCAGGATGCTAAAGAATGTTGTGCTTCAGATGGACATCTGTTAGGATTGGTGAAGGTGTTTGGAGGGGGTGAATAAACACCTcaacaatttttcttcttctatgAGCTAAGGAGATGTCAGCTGGTGTTAACAGTCAAAATTAGATATCGATCTTCTAAGTTCAGTGGACAACTAGAAAATCAATGCGTGAAGTACAACCAAACATAGTgaactaaataaaattagtaGACCACAATCACTAAATAGCTAAGGAGTACTGCAActgaaaataaataacatagagattgtttatggatgttcgaagaacAAATCTCTTCTACATCTCTTATTCTTCTGTTTCCAAAAGtattttactaaaagactttgatagtTACAAAAATTGCTATCACCCTTTTAGTAGGACCtaccactgcctaactgaaactcGTATTAACTTTTCACAACTAAAATCAATCTGCTTAAAAAGAATCTTTCTGTCAGTTACATAACTCACCCAAGATACAATATAAATTTGATACACTTGTGAATAAAAAGTTAAGCACAGATGATCCTTAAAATAAATCGGATATGACTTTATGCGTGTGCTTGTTAATTTCAGCAGAGCTTCTCAGATAGTAGATGTAAGAGATCGTAGAGTGTGTAGAGAATTTGATGAATCTTGAGATGACCTTATAAAGAGAATTTGCAACAATCAGATTTGAACGACTATAATCTAGTCGTACTAGGGCCATAACAGAAATGGTACTAGATGCCACGTGTCATTCGTATTTTACCAAAAATAGTATGAAGCAACAAATGCCTGGAGTACTGACATGAAACGACCATAAAGTTTGTCTTTTATTCCAAGAACGTTCTATGATGATCGGGTTTATTGATTATCTGTTTTCACTATCTAAGGAAACATATCAGATATCGGCCGATATAATGATTCAGTAGACAACAGAGATATTTGGATCAGTCAGTAGAGACTTCGTTTTCTTTGATTTGGTAGACCACAAAAGTTAAGAAAAAATCTTCTGAAATATGCGTGAGGAGTCTTCTGAAATGTGCGCGAGAGGTCTTCTTAAATATGGTCTGCTGGATTTTTTGTTTGATGGATTTATTACTTATATACTTTTATGATTTGTAACACATCACCAAAACTTTTGAatacccaacaatttttctctcTTTGGTGATGTCAGAATTTAGCACATTATAATAGtcatatatgatttatataaataatcatAGAATCAGATACGTACAAGTCAAGACtcaagataaaaaataattaaagggTTATGTTGTGGGATGAATATCCCTTGTTTCGGCAGGTACCCTATTTTCTTCTTTGGCATTTGTACTCTCCGGCCTTTCCTCATTTTTGGTATCGGCCTCCTTTATATACTGCACATTATCGAGCTTCTCAGAGAGCTCTTGACGACTCTTTTGCCTACTGTCTGCAAGTTTATTCTGATTTACAACCACAGTAGCATGAGAATCCATCAAGTTGGCCTTGAATTGCAGAAAGGATCCGTGAagagtcatgaaatcatgtTGGAGAGTCTCCACATGTGCAAGAATTTTTGTTCTGAAATTTTCAAAGTTGTGAAGCCATCAGAGATACCATGCTTAGTTTCCTTAACCAATATTTGCAGAGTCTGACCCATATGTTCAGGATCGGCCAACTTTGCTTCAACTGGAGGAACAAACTCGGATTTAGGGGATGAGGCCTTTGATCTTGCCATTCTGTTATGAACAGCTTGAAGCCTAGCAGCCACGTCTTTTGGAGTTGAACAGGGGATGTTCTCTGGACATCTTCCATAGTAGCAACTTCAGTGACAACCATTTCTTGAGATACAATAGGAGGAGAGATTATATGATCTAGCCTTTCATGCATCTCTCGTGGATGTGCCTCAAGAAGATTGAGAGCTCAGGAAGAGAAGAAGTTTGGAGTTGAGTTTCTGGAGGAGGTGGCAGAAATCGGATCTTCTGGAGCTGGAGCTTGCCGAGGATCAGCCATGGTGTTATCAACAGAAAGTGCCATTTGGGCAATGGAATTAACAATATTCCCAATTGACAATGCTAAGTTTCTGGTAGATAAAAGAGGAGGATTGCTGAGGTTGTGCAGTAGTGAACTTGACAATTGGAGAAGGTGCAGGAGTACTGGATGCAGTCTAGATTTTGCAACTTTCTCTACTGacttgtcataaatgtgcagaGAAGCATGTGCCTTAGAAGCCATTATGACAACAAATTCAAGTTCCATCATAGCAAGAGTGGATAGAATTGCTGAGTTGTAGAATAACTGCAGCATCATGATAGGCGGTTGGGCTCTGGTGATCATAGTTTGCCTTCAGAGCAGTCAAGGCTTCACTTAGCTTTGAGATCTTGAACTTTGCCAAAATGTCATCTCTTCTGGACATTGCTGAGCAACATTGTTTGTTCTTGCCTGAGCGAAGACCATCGTTTCCAGCTTCACTGCTTTGGCCAACCTTTTCCTATTCTTCTCAAAAACAGCAAACCTAGTAAcgtgataggatcgattaacgtaacaagagtgtttagaaggggggttgaataaacactcacaattaaaactgatcttttcgagttttgagttcagttttgTGAGAAACTGaatctcggaatcttgttggtcaatgacaatcagttaaactgaagtagttgcggaaattaactgactgaaagatagaatacaaaactgaaataaaatatacaaggattgtttctagatgttcggagatttcaattactcctacgtcaccccttctatctcaaggataggatttccactaaaagactttgatcgaatacaagatttgtactgacccacttcagtttggacttatcactgccaaaaactgaaactcttagtattacaagatattctcagtgcgtaactgatcttagcactatcgaatttaacgattattacaaagtgctagtgagctcagattgtagccttgactgctacgaataaatcaagtaagggtgagctgagattttgacagagtaacagcaagcttttaatagagtgatctgtatcttcttcttcagctgttcttctgtcatatttataagcttcccttccaacgctaacttgagatatgtttgaatctttgtttccgttgattgccacttcatcattccttgggcattgtttgcttc harbors:
- the LOC140964452 gene encoding SEC12-like protein 2, whose translation is MGNGNNKDDESSCKKYGVPLYGAAWAPLAAGISDSTASSSVNGHVVLSGGGGEGRSGIPNALLVAALDLGSNSLSDQPVAKLGTGSDLPYRIAVHPGGEGVICSLPKSCRWFEWEANTSEDKHSLSLKSSEKVLQQLEDVGQQLGITFNPEGNLLAVGGEDGRLRICKWPSMETTLDESSGHSSVKDLDFSPDGKFLVSVGSGPGRIWNVASSTSIASLPKENDEVFGFCRFSRGTDADQVLYVTAVRDNGGSIVKWNTTSWKRMNSRHVVRDPVSAFNVSPDGKLLALGTIQGDILILSSTSMQVRTIVKKAHLGLVTALAFSQDSRALISASLDSSARVTLIKDTKKKGVNLWIILFVILIAVAVYYYAKNEGLLL